TAAACCACCAAACGTAGAAGGGAGCGATCAGAGCACTGATAATTGCGCCTAAAGAAGAATACCCACTCAATAACACCGTTAGTAGCCAAGTACCGGTCATCAGGCCGGTCAGATCCCAGCCAATGGGTGCGATGGCACCGAAAGCGGTTGCAACACCCTTGCCACCTTTAAAATGGAAAAAGACCGGATAGATGTGACCAAGGCAGGCAGCGATAGCGGTCAAGCCCAGATACAGGGGGGAAACGTGCAGTAGGTAAGCAATCCAAACGGGCAACATGCCTTTCAGCACATCGAAAATCAGCACTGTTGCTGCGGCTGCGCGACCACCGATGCGCAGTACGTTGGTTGCACCGGGATTACCGGAGCCATGTTCACGCGGATCTGGCAGCTTAGCAACCCGACACACCAGGATTGCACTGGAAATAGAGCCACACATATAC
The sequence above is drawn from the Yersinia intermedia genome and encodes:
- the plsY gene encoding glycerol-3-phosphate 1-O-acyltransferase PlsY, which encodes MSAIALGMIIFAYMCGSISSAILVCRVAKLPDPREHGSGNPGATNVLRIGGRAAAATVLIFDVLKGMLPVWIAYLLHVSPLYLGLTAIAACLGHIYPVFFHFKGGKGVATAFGAIAPIGWDLTGLMTGTWLLTVLLSGYSSLGAIISALIAPFYVWWFKPQFTFPVAMLSCLILMRHHDNIQRLWRGKESKIWDKLRKKKQKTPAEEAAELEQKED